The following proteins come from a genomic window of Larimichthys crocea isolate SSNF chromosome III, L_crocea_2.0, whole genome shotgun sequence:
- the LOC104918099 gene encoding arrestin domain-containing protein 3 — protein MSPIKDFRLTYEALNEEDTFSEGDTVVGTVTFTLTKETKVKKIFVKLKGDAYVHWTEGSGDHESSYSGYKKYFKAKEYLVEESSTGTKLPTGNSQFKFSLKIPQDDMPSSFKGVYGRITYMLTATLSRSWHMDSKVQKELKFLSISSFMVYGEVMCPHSGSVDKEIGVFSKGQVQLSATVDRKVCSPGDTLSVVAKICNSSSKKMKPKFSVEQRVVYSSGTNSTCSFQSVCKMVGDTLQRHEETVSCQLKIPADAVHTIRNCEILSVEYFLKVYLDISFAVDPEVVLPLVIVPSTFATLHPGEAMGPYPAGPPGAPSYNDFPPPAFPAGPCPVPAGPPYLAPVGPGSYGYPAPYPAQQANATSGFNNQWPQQVTPYGFPTAAFPPSSVQHQGPTAPPVFQQGEDPPNYMSLFPSSH, from the exons ATGTCTCCGATAAAGGACTTCAGACTGACTTATGAAGCTCTCAACGAAGAGGACACGTTTTCCGAAGGGGACACCGTCGTAGGCACAGTTACCTTTACTCTGACTAAAGAAACCAAGGTGAAGAAGATTTTCGTCAAGCTGAAAGGGGACGCGTATGTACACTGGACAGAGGGAAGTGGAGATCACGAGAGCTCATACTCTGGCTACAAGAAATACTTCAAAGCCAAAGAATATTTAGTGGAAGAAAGTTCTACAG GCACCAAACTTCCCACAGGAAACAGTCAGTTCAAGTTCAGCCTCAAAATCCCACAGGA TGATATGCCGTCATCCTTCAAAGGGGTTTATGGAAGGATCACCTACATGCTTACAGCGACGCTGTCCAGGAGTTGGCACATGGATTCAAAAGTTCAAAAAGAGCTAAAATTTCTTTCAATATCCTCATTTATGGTCTATGGCGAAGTAATG TGTCCCCACTCTGGTTCAGTGGATAAAGAGATTGGGGTTTTCTCCAAAGGACAGGTCCAATTGTCGGCTACTGTTGACAGAAAGGTTTGCTCTCCAG gtGACACTTTATCTGTTGTGGCCAAAATCTGCAACTCTTCTTCCAAAAAAATGAAGCCCAAATTCAGTGTAGAGCAGAGAGTAGTGTACAGTTCCGGGACCAATAGTACATGCAGTTTCCAAAGTGTTTGCAAAATGGTTGGTGACACTCTCCAAAGGCACGAGGAAACTGTCTCCTGCCAATTGAAGATTCCTGCTGATGCCGTCCACACCATCCGTAATTGCGAAATCCTCTCAGTTGAATATTTCCTCAAG GTCTATTTGGACATCAGTTTTGCCGTTGACCCAGAGGTGGTGTTACCTCTGGTGATCGTTCCTTCTACCTTTGCTACCCTTCACCCTGGTGAGGCTATGGGGCCTTACCCAGCTGGACCTCCTGGGGCCCCAAGTTACAACGACTTTCCTCCCCCTGCATTCCCTGCTGGACCATGTCCTGTACCCGCAGGTCCACCTTATCTTGCACCTGTAGGTCCAGGTTCTTATGGATACCCAGCCCCATATCCTGCTCAGCAGGCGAACGCAACAAGTGGTTTCAACAATCAATGGCCACAACAAGTCACTCCATACGGGTTTCCAACTGCAGCTTTCCCACCATCCTCAGTGCAGCATCAAGGCCCTACTGCTCCACCTGTGTTTCAACAGGGAGAAGACCCTCCAAACTATATGTCCCTTTTCCCCTCTTCTCATTAG
- the LOC104918093 gene encoding arrestin domain-containing protein 3 yields MPSVQSLTMTYDSLNEHGTFSEGDTITGKVTLLLSKDTKCESLFVKAKGDAEVHWTVRRGEHNHTYSAHRRYFKLKQFLIPQNAKDTVLPQGTHVYPFRISLPQGSMPSSFKGCHGKIVYKLEAKLSRSWKFDRKVDKEINFVSKAIPNLQHLMTQQVGSTNKEMWFFSKGDVHMDVIVDRRAYAPGETITIVVKVNNASSKEMTPKFSLTRDLVYRAVGDTKHEKSVILKLSENTIQPKTQEEVKCRMTVPRGQTHTIHNCDIISLEYYLKVYLDISFSSDPEVKFPVAIIPNDLAPSQFHGHAMGPYPNSAVGAPSNSDFPPPAAAMGPYPASPHAGNYGYPRAQSYSVPPPVYPAQSAYVSGGYNNPVPQLPSPYGTPFSSSSSSSVLHPPPTAPAFHPPPYAPEVHPSPPSAPAYVPPTAPNIPPPAPAYNLLPSAPMMDTDFLSQTDEAPPSYSLLFPPTDAK; encoded by the exons ATGCCTTCAGTGCAGAGTTTAACGATGACTTATGACTCCCTGAACGAGCACGGGACGTTCTCGGAGGGGGACACAATAACTGGAAAAGTGACGCTGCTCTTATCGAAGGACACCAAATGCGAAAGCTTGTTTGTAAAAGCCAAAGGGGACGCTGAGGTGCATTGGACGGTCAGGAGGGGCGAGCACAACCACACATACTCTGCACACAGGAGATATTTCAAGCTGAAGCAGTTTCTGATCCCGCAGAACGCCAAAG ACACTGTACTTCCCCAAGGAACACATGTCTATCCATTCAGAATCAGCTTACCACAAGG AAGCATGCCTTCATCCTTCAAGGGGTGCCATGGGAAGATTGTCTACAAGCTGGAAGCCAAGCTGTCCAGGAGTTGGAAGTTTGACCGTAAAGTAGACAAGGAGATCAATTTTGTCTCCAAGGCCATTCCAAACCTTCAACATCTAATG ACCCAACAAGTTGGTTCAACCAACAAAGAGATGTGGTTTTTCTCAAAAGGAGATGTGCACATGGATGTCATCGTTGACAGGAGGGCATATGCACCAG GTGAAACCATTACGATCGTTGTAAAAGTCAACAATGCCTCGTCAAAAGAGATGACACCGAAATTCAGTTTGACCCGGGATTTGGTGTACCGTGCTGTTGGCGATACCAAACATGAGAAATCCGTTATCCTCAAACTGTCCGAAAACACTATTCAACCCAAGACACAGGAGGAGGTTAAGTGCAGAATGACGGTTCCTCGGGGTCAGACTCATACAATCCATAATTGTGACATTATCTCATTGGAATATTATTTAAAG GTGTACCTGGACATCAGTTTTTCTTCGGATCCTGAAGTCAAGTTCCCTGTGGCCATTATTCCTAATGATCTAGCTCCAAGCCAGTTTCATGGTCACGCTATGGGTCCCTATCCAAATAGTGCTGTTGGGGCCCCAAGCAACAGCGACTtccctcctccagcagcagctatGGGTCCTTATCCTGCATCCCCACATGCAGGCAATTATGGATACCCAAGAGCCCAAAGTTACTCAGTACCACCACCTGTGTACCCTGCTCAATCGGCATACGTGAGTGGGGGCTACAATAACCCAGTGCCACAGCTGCCTTCTCCATATGGAACTCCATtttcatcatcgtcgtcgtcttcCGTGCTTCACCCTCCACCTACTGCCCCAGCATTTCACCCACCCCCATACGCCCCAGAGGTCCATCCATCCCCTCCCTCTGCACCTGCCTATGTACCCCCAACTGCTCCTAACATACCCCCACCTGCTCCTGCATACAACCTGCTGCCTTCTGCACCAATGATGGACACAGACTTCCTGTCTCAAACGGATGAAGCTCCTCCATCATATTCGCTCCTTTTCCCGCCTACTGATGCAAAATAA
- the LOC109142380 gene encoding arrestin domain-containing protein 3, which produces MSPIKEFTLIYERPNPDDIFSEGDTVTGAVRFTLTKEIKVKKLLVKLKGDAHVHWTQGSGDNKKSYSASRRYFKAKENLVEENATDTVLSEGPNEFKFSLQIPQDDLPSSYKDPHGKIVYMLEAKLSRSWHFATKSQKELKLASKSLAHHGQMMFPHSGSVDKDIGVFSKGQVQMSATIDRSVCSPGDTLSIVAKISNSSSKKMKPKFSLQQKIEYNAGNGKKVCDSSLCKIVRETIEVNSEETVTCPVEIPANVIGTIHNCEILSVEYYLKVYLDISFAVDPEVVFPLVIIPSVMRSYQTGADAASCYSAFPPPPLPDGLHPSDSFAYGYPEPEPTEAANTSGFNN; this is translated from the exons ATGTCTCCGATTAAGGAATTTACACTGATTTATGAACGTCCCAACCCAGACGATATCTTCAGTGAAGGAGACACTGTCACGGGCGCTGTCAGGTTCACTTtgacaaaagaaatcaaagtgaAGAAGCTCCTCGTGAAGCTGAAAGGGGACGCACATGTACACTGGACACAGGGGAGTGGAGATAACAAGAAATCATACTCTGCTTCCAGGAGATACTTCAAAGCCAAAGAGAATTTAGTGGAAGAAAATGCTACAG ACACTGTACTTTCCGAAGGACCCAATGAATTCAAGTTCAGCCTTCAAATCCCGCAGGA TGACCTGCCGTCATCCTACAAAGATCCTCATGGAAAGATTGTCTACATGCTTGAAGCAAAGCTGTCCAGGAGCTGGCACTTTGCaactaaatcacaaaaagagCTCAAACTGGCGTCAAAGTCGTTGGCACACCACGGCCAAATGATG TTTCCTCACTCTGGTTCAGTGGATAAAGACATTGGGGTTTTCTCCAAAGGACAGGTCCAAATGTCAGCTACCATTGACAGAAGCGTCTGCTCTCCAG gtgaCACTTTATCTATTGTTGCCAAAATCTCCAACTCTTCTTCCAAAAAAATGAAGCCCAAATTCAGTTTGCAGCAGAAAATAGAGTACAATGCCGGCAACGGCAAAAAAGTCTGTGACTCAAGTCTTTGCAAGATAGTTAGGGAAACTATCGAAGTGAACTCAGAGGAAACTGTCACCTGCCCAGTGGAGATTCCTGCCAATGTCATCGGCACTATCCATAACTGTGAAATCCTCTCAGTTGAATATTACCTCAAG GTTTATTTGGACATCAGTTTTGCCGTTGACCCAGAGGTGGTGTTTCCACTTGTCATCATTCCTTCTGTCATGAGGTCTTACCAAACTGGAGCTGATGCGGCCTCATGTTACAGCGCCTTCCCTCCCCCTCCACTACCTGATGGACTTCATCCTTCAGATTCATTTGCGTATGGATACCCAGAACCAGAGCCTACTGAAGCGGCAAACACAAGTGGCTTTAACAATTAA